A window from Cryptomeria japonica chromosome 1, Sugi_1.0, whole genome shotgun sequence encodes these proteins:
- the LOC131048104 gene encoding probable 2' cyclic ADP-D-ribose synthase BdTIR, producing the protein MAKSLFRRHSSPLLSLSIPSYNYPLSTAVYDVFINHRGKETKQSVASLLYHNLQNKGFTEFLDQKSLQGGEYVPGAIRHAIRKASVHVAIFSPSYAESEWCLDELHLMLKTGAPIVPVFWEIQPSQLRMEDDNGVYARAFQKHKQAGKFDIGTLEEWRKDLRRVSLLEGFIYEG; encoded by the coding sequence ATGGCAAAATCTCTATTTAGGCGTCATTCTTCACCACTGCTATCTCTCTCCATTCCATCCTACAACTATCCCCTTTCGACAGCTGTATATGACGTTTTTATTAATCACCGGGGGAAAGAGACAAAGCAATCTGTAGCTAGTCTCTTGTACCATAATCTCCAGAATAAAGGATTCACTGAGTTTCTGGACCAAAAATCTCTACAGGGAGGGGAATATGTACCCGGGGCAATCAGGCACGCAATACGAAAAGCCTCGGTTCATGTTGCAATCTTTTCTCCCAGCTATGCGGAGTCTGAGTGGTGTTTGGATGAGCTCCATCTGATGCTCAAAACCGGGGCTCCAATTGTCCCAGTATTTTGGGAAATTCAACCTTCTCAGCTTCGAATGGAGGACGACAATGGAGTGTACGCCAGAGCTTTTCAGAAGCACAAGCAGGCTGGAAAATTTGATATTGGAACACTTGAAGAATGGAGAAAAGATCTGCGCAGGGTTTCACTCTTGGAAGGCTTTATTTATGAAGGGTAA